One genomic segment of Amycolatopsis granulosa includes these proteins:
- a CDS encoding YbaB/EbfC family nucleoid-associated protein, protein MPYGSHGDLIDHLHRKLGEAEQRKRDGARRMAALTQMKDQLSALSVTVSSPDRSVTVVAGAGGGVRSVRVSQDALDGSAIQLSSTITSTIHEAVAAAARQQAVIVQEALGEQSTVLESVLQTQAEAFGTTVADLKAKLADERPVVPPRPIDQGADFTEEDFLDERPEERPAQPAPRREAGDEDYIDPFADA, encoded by the coding sequence ATGCCCTACGGCAGCCACGGCGATCTGATCGACCACCTGCACCGCAAGCTCGGCGAGGCCGAGCAGCGCAAGCGCGACGGCGCGCGGCGGATGGCGGCGCTCACCCAGATGAAGGACCAGCTGAGCGCCCTGTCGGTCACGGTCTCGTCGCCGGACCGGTCCGTCACGGTCGTCGCGGGAGCCGGCGGCGGTGTGCGGTCGGTCCGCGTCAGCCAGGACGCACTGGACGGTAGCGCGATCCAACTGTCGTCCACGATCACCAGCACCATCCACGAGGCGGTCGCCGCGGCCGCCCGGCAGCAGGCGGTGATCGTGCAGGAGGCGCTCGGCGAGCAGAGCACCGTGCTGGAATCGGTGCTCCAGACGCAGGCCGAGGCGTTCGGCACGACGGTCGCCGACCTCAAGGCGAAGCTGGCCGACGAGCGCCCGGTCGTCCCGCCACGCCCGATCGACCAGGGCGCGGACTTCACCGAGGAGGACTTCCTCGACGAACGGCCGGAGGAACGCCCCGCTCAACCGGCGCCCCGTCGGGAGGCGGGCGACGAGGACTACATCGACCCGTTCGCGGACGCGTGA
- the rpsL gene encoding 30S ribosomal protein S12 codes for MPTIQQLVRKGRQDKAAKQKTAALKGSPQRRGVCTRVYTTTPKKPNSALRKVARVKLTSGIEVTAYIPGEGHNLQEHSMVLVRGGRVKDLPGVRYKIIRGSLDTQGVKNRKQARSRYGAKKEKS; via the coding sequence TTGCCCACGATCCAGCAGCTGGTCCGCAAGGGCCGCCAGGACAAGGCTGCCAAGCAGAAGACCGCGGCCCTCAAGGGGAGTCCGCAGCGGCGTGGCGTGTGCACTCGCGTGTACACCACGACGCCCAAGAAGCCGAACTCGGCGCTGCGCAAGGTCGCGCGTGTGAAGCTGACCAGCGGCATCGAGGTCACCGCCTACATCCCGGGCGAGGGCCACAACCTGCAGGAGCACTCGATGGTGCTCGTGCGCGGTGGTCGTGTGAAGGACCTGCCCGGCGTTCGCTACAAGATCATCCGCGGTTCGCTCGACACCCAGGGTGTGAAGAACCGCAAGCAGGCGCGCAGCCGGTACGGCGCGAAGAAGGAGAAGAGCTAA
- the rpsG gene encoding 30S ribosomal protein S7, with the protein MPRKGPAPKRPLISDPVYGSPLVTQLINKVLTDGKRSLAERIVYGALEGAREKTGTDPVVTLKRALDNVKPSIEVKSRRVGGATYQVPIEVKPGRSTTLALRWIVSFSRARREKTMIERLQNELLDASNGLGASVKRREDTHKMAESNKAFAHYRW; encoded by the coding sequence ATGCCCCGCAAGGGTCCGGCCCCGAAGCGGCCGCTGATCTCCGACCCGGTCTACGGTTCCCCGCTGGTCACCCAGCTGATCAACAAGGTGCTGACCGACGGCAAGCGATCGCTGGCCGAGCGCATCGTGTACGGCGCGCTGGAAGGTGCCCGGGAGAAGACCGGCACGGACCCCGTCGTCACGCTCAAGCGTGCGCTGGACAACGTGAAGCCGAGCATCGAGGTGAAGAGCCGCCGCGTCGGTGGTGCCACCTACCAGGTGCCGATCGAGGTCAAGCCCGGCCGCTCGACCACCCTTGCGCTGCGTTGGATCGTCAGCTTCTCGCGGGCCCGCCGCGAGAAGACCATGATCGAGCGTCTGCAGAACGAGCTGCTCGATGCGAGCAACGGCCTCGGGGCCAGCGTGAAGCGCCGCGAGGACACCCACAAGATGGCCGAGTCCAACAAGGCGTTCGCCCACTACCGGTGGTGA
- a CDS encoding WXG100 family type VII secretion target yields MAEGEVADPLGAIEIEPEKTYGEKFAEALPVAGAAIKTFDSGTKAFEDGNFQFAEIRNVAAEGGNFVQSCLDVKEIATDPIGWLVGEGLDFLVSVCGPLQDAIHFVSGDGEELSRAADNFNSIAEGLEEFGKLFADQAETALSGWEGQAANTAADKLGQFAGGVGGVAAQAGNIAQLLQISSMVMTVVEEFVKGLLTELITWLVMIWVPALASAIVTCGASTAAAGAATTVRVTQAGGRATRQIGKLQQILDRIREILADLKTFVTDVRGVAGRALDARRVETAARGAVGERLHDGFGRSVLRKVGQTSADQVKLTKIPEHFDGVSKAVEYGGVGEQSTTEETKQDLDF; encoded by the coding sequence ATGGCTGAGGGGGAAGTGGCGGACCCGCTGGGCGCCATCGAGATCGAGCCCGAAAAGACCTACGGCGAGAAGTTCGCCGAGGCGCTGCCGGTCGCCGGCGCCGCGATCAAGACGTTCGACAGCGGCACGAAGGCTTTCGAGGACGGCAACTTCCAGTTCGCCGAAATCCGGAACGTGGCCGCGGAGGGCGGCAACTTCGTCCAGTCCTGCCTGGACGTCAAGGAGATCGCCACCGACCCGATCGGGTGGCTCGTCGGTGAGGGCCTGGACTTCCTGGTGTCGGTGTGCGGACCGCTGCAGGACGCGATCCACTTCGTGAGCGGCGACGGCGAGGAGCTGTCCCGGGCCGCGGACAACTTCAACTCCATCGCCGAGGGACTCGAGGAGTTCGGCAAGCTGTTCGCCGACCAGGCGGAGACCGCGTTGTCCGGCTGGGAAGGCCAGGCGGCGAACACGGCCGCGGACAAACTGGGGCAGTTCGCGGGCGGCGTCGGCGGGGTAGCCGCGCAGGCCGGGAACATCGCCCAGCTGCTGCAGATCTCGAGCATGGTGATGACCGTCGTCGAGGAGTTCGTGAAGGGCCTGCTCACCGAGCTCATCACGTGGCTGGTGATGATCTGGGTACCCGCGCTGGCCTCGGCGATCGTCACCTGCGGCGCGTCCACCGCGGCCGCGGGTGCCGCCACCACCGTCCGGGTCACGCAGGCCGGCGGCCGCGCGACCCGGCAGATCGGCAAGCTCCAGCAGATCCTCGACCGGATCAGGGAAATCCTCGCCGATCTGAAGACCTTCGTGACCGACGTGCGCGGAGTAGCCGGGAGGGCGCTGGACGCCAGGCGCGTGGAGACGGCCGCGCGAGGTGCGGTCGGTGAGCGTCTGCACGACGGGTTCGGCCGGTCCGTGCTGCGCAAGGTGGGCCAGACGTCCGCGGACCAGGTCAAGCTGACCAAGATTCCCGAGCACTTCGACGGTGTGAGCAAGGCCGTCGAGTACGGCGGCGTCGGCGAGCAGTCCACGACCGAGGAGACGAAGCAAGACCTGGACTTCTAG
- a CDS encoding WXG100 family type VII secretion target, which yields MADGFQVDVDALRRTAAQLSGRTEKVSELQQAAAGADVPPVSWGLLGAPVHAFYGQMLGHLKDHLKEMSDGYTAIGTKLTGAADAYQGMDDEVVGAFGDLGEQLAETGTGPEVN from the coding sequence ATGGCCGACGGGTTCCAGGTCGACGTCGACGCCCTCCGCAGGACGGCGGCGCAGCTGAGTGGCCGCACCGAGAAGGTGTCGGAGCTGCAGCAGGCGGCGGCCGGGGCGGACGTGCCGCCGGTGTCGTGGGGTCTGCTCGGCGCACCCGTGCACGCGTTCTACGGACAGATGCTCGGCCACCTGAAAGACCACCTGAAAGAGATGTCCGACGGCTATACCGCGATCGGCACGAAACTGACCGGCGCGGCCGACGCCTACCAGGGGATGGACGACGAGGTGGTGGGCGCGTTCGGCGACCTCGGCGAACAGCTCGCGGAGACCGGCACCGGACCGGAGGTGAACTGA
- a CDS encoding type VII secretion target — protein sequence MSAGGYSVDPAALTRYSGELNANRAAVAQVTGKVGQADVGDRSWGLVGLFVKHQYTELLTDLKGLLKDMETGLGSASAKIADAARAYREADDTHGRALAEIAEQLDDVIVGDLNG from the coding sequence GTGAGCGCGGGCGGCTACTCGGTCGATCCCGCCGCGCTGACCAGGTACTCCGGCGAACTGAACGCCAACCGGGCCGCGGTCGCGCAGGTCACCGGCAAGGTCGGCCAGGCCGACGTGGGCGACAGGTCGTGGGGCCTGGTCGGGCTGTTCGTCAAGCACCAGTACACCGAGCTGCTGACCGATCTGAAGGGCCTGCTCAAGGACATGGAAACCGGTCTGGGCTCCGCCTCGGCCAAGATCGCGGACGCCGCCCGGGCGTACCGGGAGGCGGACGACACCCACGGGCGTGCCCTGGCCGAGATCGCCGAGCAACTGGACGACGTCATCGTGGGTGATCTCAATGGCTGA
- a CDS encoding YbaB/EbfC family nucleoid-associated protein: MSPEFDRLVAQFEQFRSRLRRADERFAAVGRMSQELAGLEVVATSPDRAVTVVAGPSGAIKDIRLTEQAMRRPPQALSTALMTTLRQAVAEAARRQAGIVENAVGGEMNLTDQVLETQAQLFGTTAEELRATMGRTTPAPASPAPQAETAPADPAPARRPGHEEGEDFSQEDFFDDKASPAPPPPPEDHQDDDFLGLDEEDR; the protein is encoded by the coding sequence GTGTCACCCGAGTTCGATCGGCTCGTGGCCCAGTTCGAGCAGTTCCGGTCCCGGTTGCGGCGGGCCGACGAGCGGTTCGCCGCCGTCGGCCGGATGAGTCAGGAGCTGGCCGGGCTGGAGGTGGTCGCCACCTCGCCCGACCGCGCGGTCACGGTCGTCGCCGGCCCGTCCGGCGCGATCAAGGACATCCGGCTCACCGAGCAGGCGATGCGCCGGCCGCCGCAGGCGCTGTCCACCGCGCTGATGACCACCCTGCGGCAGGCCGTCGCCGAGGCCGCGCGGCGACAGGCCGGAATCGTGGAGAACGCGGTCGGTGGCGAGATGAACCTCACCGACCAGGTGCTCGAGACCCAGGCCCAGCTGTTCGGGACCACCGCCGAGGAGCTGCGCGCCACGATGGGGCGGACCACGCCCGCACCGGCCTCCCCGGCTCCGCAGGCGGAGACTGCGCCCGCGGACCCGGCTCCCGCGCGCCGTCCCGGCCACGAGGAAGGCGAAGACTTCTCGCAGGAGGACTTCTTCGACGACAAGGCGTCACCGGCTCCCCCGCCCCCGCCCGAGGACCACCAGGACGACGACTTCCTCGGCCTCGACGAGGAGGACCGGTGA